One Fuerstiella marisgermanici DNA window includes the following coding sequences:
- a CDS encoding vanadium-dependent haloperoxidase, translating to MFVPSSIHISRAVALVMVLVLQALLPCHSTAQTNTDSNVVSFANHPLAEMEMNPDQMHYLVGTKDGSPVYPDYPEASAAYKWLEIMQEVAATDVEKVTRLAMPTIIARQMAISMTAMYDAWAAYDDKAVGTRLGGTLRRPPAERTLANKEEAIAYAIHGAMLYAFPQPELQAMIHDEMEKMGYEPTNDSRDVTTPAGIGNTVADALIAYYEKDGANQAGDWPGGDGKPYADWTGYECANTADVCNDPSRWQPKWFVLPNGKRFAPGGLTPQWGKVKTIAIESGDQFRPGPPPGLDDPRMKAEVDEVIRYNASLTPRQKAIVEFMRDGPRSTGQSGHWMRFAADVSRRDKHDLDQDVKMYFAVAGVCHDTFVACWDAKYEYDSPRPQALVKYYYKGQMIPGWKGYGEGVGMIPAEEWKPYSPYYFVCPPFPSYPSGHSTVSAGASTILKLFTGDDYFGFCAPRVPGSITHEPMDEVVLLELPSFSAVAEMAGISRVMGGYHPQADNIAALELGRKVANFSWPVYQSYFDGTAKIKPLADRGLTRKVMKK from the coding sequence ATGTTTGTTCCTTCTTCGATTCATATTTCTCGTGCGGTAGCCCTGGTGATGGTGCTCGTCCTGCAGGCGTTGCTGCCTTGTCATAGCACCGCACAAACCAACACCGACTCCAACGTCGTGAGTTTCGCGAACCATCCACTGGCCGAGATGGAGATGAATCCCGACCAGATGCACTATCTCGTGGGCACGAAGGACGGCTCTCCGGTCTATCCGGACTATCCCGAGGCATCGGCAGCGTACAAGTGGCTTGAGATCATGCAGGAGGTGGCCGCGACCGATGTTGAAAAGGTGACCCGGCTGGCGATGCCTACCATCATTGCACGACAGATGGCGATTTCGATGACCGCGATGTACGACGCCTGGGCGGCCTACGACGACAAGGCGGTCGGCACGCGCCTTGGCGGCACCCTGCGCCGGCCTCCGGCCGAGCGGACGCTGGCCAACAAGGAAGAGGCCATCGCGTACGCCATTCACGGCGCGATGCTATACGCTTTCCCGCAGCCTGAACTGCAGGCCATGATTCACGATGAGATGGAGAAGATGGGCTATGAACCGACTAATGACAGCCGCGACGTCACCACCCCGGCTGGCATTGGCAACACAGTTGCGGACGCCCTGATCGCGTATTACGAGAAAGACGGCGCGAATCAGGCCGGCGATTGGCCTGGCGGCGACGGCAAGCCCTATGCGGACTGGACCGGCTACGAGTGCGCCAACACGGCCGACGTCTGCAACGATCCGTCGCGTTGGCAGCCGAAGTGGTTTGTGCTCCCCAACGGCAAGCGTTTCGCTCCGGGCGGCCTGACACCGCAGTGGGGAAAGGTCAAGACCATCGCAATTGAGAGCGGCGATCAGTTCCGTCCTGGCCCGCCCCCTGGTCTCGACGACCCGCGCATGAAGGCGGAAGTGGATGAGGTCATTCGCTACAACGCCAGCTTGACGCCGAGGCAGAAAGCCATTGTTGAGTTCATGCGCGATGGCCCCCGGTCAACCGGTCAATCCGGCCACTGGATGCGTTTCGCCGCCGACGTGTCACGCCGCGACAAGCACGATCTGGATCAGGACGTCAAGATGTACTTCGCAGTCGCGGGCGTCTGCCACGACACATTCGTCGCCTGCTGGGACGCCAAGTACGAGTATGACAGCCCGCGGCCGCAGGCACTGGTGAAGTACTACTACAAGGGCCAGATGATTCCGGGATGGAAGGGCTACGGCGAGGGCGTCGGTATGATCCCCGCTGAGGAGTGGAAGCCCTACTCGCCGTACTACTTCGTCTGCCCGCCATTCCCCTCCTACCCCTCCGGCCACAGCACGGTGAGCGCCGGCGCTTCCACGATTCTGAAGCTGTTCACGGGCGACGATTACTTCGGTTTCTGCGCCCCGCGCGTCCCCGGTTCGATCACCCACGAACCGATGGACGAGGTGGTGCTGCTGGAGTTGCCATCCTTCAGCGCCGTCGCCGAGATGGCCGGCATATCGCGTGTGATGGGCGGCTATCATCCCCAGGCGGACAACATCGCCGCGCTGGAACTGGGCCGCAAGGTGGCCAACTTCAGCTGGCCCGTCTACCAGAGCTATTTCGACGGAACGGCCAAGATTAAACCGCTGGCAGACCGGGGTCTGACCAGGAAGGTGATGAAGAAGTAA
- a CDS encoding efflux RND transporter permease subunit: MRQLVKIRNYLLVSAAVIVLAAIPLSERLHFDQTIESFFAADNPDLVILKRSRRDFGGDEFVIVAWSEPRLFDVPDETYPSSLEDVLKVDVLPAVNEDVSTRIRQNAERLSSVPGVNGKQTQHLADLLAAAPRYKPTRRSMLRMFEGTLVGQDGRTTGIMLELQPEQAAEISRAETLARIREIAADMQGDVAVAGEPVQVYDMFRLVEEDARVLFLVSLVILAIVLWVLFRGLRWVLAPVGLVLGSVVVTRAILALVGAELSMVSSMLSSLVTVIGIATSMHVIVHYRDLRNSLLLNDPEATGPAGDFPAIATQTLREMAAPICWTCLTTAVGFASLLVSQITPVRSFSVMMSLATGVVMVACFVVLPATLASGSRLKVPSRVPLESWLDRALLLNCRTVEQRPMITGIVCAALFVVAIPGVFRLQLETDFSRNFKKSSTIVQALEFIETRLGGAGSWEVSFDTPEKLTDSFLRDIQRLTDQLHELTDDDPTIRILSLTDVADLPPRLFGPAKSLARIERKQPMLVRNFYNKDANRMRIVLRSVEQQSSERKIAQIEEIRSCVQQFFDKRPDLEQSVPPSASGMFVLLAELIQSLLSDQLKSFVVASSGILICMAIAFRSLRIAVLSLLPNMFPVAIVMGALGWIGMPVNIGTAMITSVSMGLTVDSTIHYITAFERARQNCSVTEALHVAHAGAGRAVVFAHCALVAGFLVLTAARFIPLVYFGALLSLALVGGVFGDLVLLPLLLRWTAPKDSANDADQACQSDVAAAELADSVD; encoded by the coding sequence ATGCGCCAACTCGTCAAGATTCGAAACTATTTGCTGGTCTCAGCGGCTGTCATTGTGCTTGCCGCAATCCCGCTGTCTGAACGGCTGCATTTCGATCAAACCATCGAATCATTTTTCGCGGCTGACAATCCCGATCTCGTCATCCTCAAACGCAGCCGGCGCGATTTTGGTGGCGATGAATTCGTGATTGTGGCTTGGTCGGAACCTCGCCTGTTTGACGTTCCGGACGAGACTTATCCCAGTTCATTGGAAGACGTGCTGAAGGTTGATGTGCTTCCAGCGGTCAATGAGGACGTCTCAACGCGAATTCGCCAAAACGCTGAACGCCTGAGTTCTGTGCCGGGGGTCAACGGCAAACAGACACAACATCTTGCCGACCTGCTCGCAGCAGCGCCGCGCTACAAACCGACTCGCCGCTCGATGCTGCGAATGTTTGAAGGAACGTTGGTTGGTCAGGACGGCAGGACCACGGGCATCATGCTGGAACTTCAGCCCGAACAAGCGGCGGAAATTTCACGAGCTGAAACGCTAGCGCGCATACGCGAAATTGCGGCCGACATGCAAGGGGACGTGGCGGTTGCGGGTGAACCGGTGCAGGTGTACGACATGTTCCGTCTTGTGGAAGAAGACGCTCGCGTGTTGTTCCTGGTTTCGCTCGTGATTCTGGCGATCGTGCTGTGGGTTCTGTTCCGTGGCCTGCGGTGGGTACTGGCTCCTGTGGGCCTTGTGCTTGGCTCAGTTGTTGTGACGCGGGCGATCCTGGCGTTGGTCGGGGCTGAACTAAGCATGGTCAGTTCGATGCTAAGTTCGCTGGTGACGGTAATTGGCATTGCCACCAGCATGCACGTCATCGTGCACTATCGCGACCTGCGAAATTCGTTGCTGCTAAACGACCCGGAGGCCACCGGACCCGCTGGCGACTTCCCAGCCATTGCGACTCAGACGCTGCGAGAAATGGCGGCTCCGATCTGCTGGACGTGCCTGACGACCGCAGTCGGATTTGCGTCACTGCTGGTCAGCCAGATCACGCCCGTCCGCAGTTTTTCGGTGATGATGAGTCTCGCAACCGGTGTGGTGATGGTGGCCTGTTTTGTTGTGCTGCCAGCGACGTTAGCGTCCGGTTCCCGGCTGAAGGTGCCTTCGCGAGTTCCCCTCGAAAGCTGGCTGGACAGAGCTCTGCTGTTGAATTGTCGTACCGTCGAACAACGGCCGATGATCACCGGCATCGTGTGTGCGGCCCTGTTTGTCGTCGCTATTCCCGGCGTGTTTCGCTTGCAGCTGGAAACCGACTTCAGCCGCAACTTCAAGAAGTCGTCGACGATTGTACAGGCATTGGAATTCATCGAAACGCGACTCGGCGGCGCAGGCAGTTGGGAGGTTTCGTTTGACACTCCGGAGAAACTGACGGACAGCTTTCTTCGCGATATTCAACGTCTTACGGATCAACTGCACGAGTTGACAGATGATGATCCGACAATTCGCATTCTGTCACTGACTGACGTTGCAGATCTGCCGCCGCGGTTGTTCGGGCCGGCCAAATCTCTGGCTCGCATTGAACGCAAACAGCCCATGTTGGTGCGGAATTTCTATAACAAAGATGCCAACCGGATGAGGATCGTTTTGCGGTCCGTCGAACAGCAGTCCAGTGAGCGAAAGATCGCTCAGATCGAAGAGATTCGGTCATGTGTGCAGCAGTTCTTTGATAAGAGGCCGGACCTGGAACAGAGCGTGCCGCCATCGGCGTCGGGAATGTTTGTGCTGCTGGCTGAGCTGATTCAGAGTTTGTTAAGCGACCAGTTGAAGAGTTTCGTGGTCGCCAGCAGCGGCATTCTGATCTGCATGGCAATCGCATTTCGCAGCCTGCGAATCGCCGTGCTGTCTCTGCTTCCCAATATGTTTCCCGTGGCGATTGTCATGGGAGCACTCGGCTGGATTGGAATGCCCGTCAACATTGGGACCGCGATGATCACCAGCGTTTCGATGGGGCTGACGGTGGATTCGACCATTCACTATATCACGGCGTTCGAACGAGCTCGCCAAAATTGTTCCGTCACCGAAGCGCTGCACGTCGCTCATGCCGGTGCCGGGCGAGCAGTCGTGTTCGCTCACTGCGCTTTGGTCGCCGGCTTTCTCGTTCTAACGGCCGCGCGGTTCATTCCCCTCGTCTATTTTGGGGCACTGCTGAGTTTGGCGTTGGTGGGTGGTGTATTCGGCGACCTGGTATTGTTGCCACTGCTACTAAGATGGACCGCCCCGAAGGATTCCGCAAACGACGCGGATCAGGCATGCCAATCTGACGTAGCCGCCGCAGAGTTGGCTGATTCTGTCGACTGA
- a CDS encoding DUF1501 domain-containing protein has translation MNTATARRWFLSQCGVGLGSVALSELLHADSPAPQVGNTDPLVLRQPHFPSKAKAVIQLFMAGAPSQLELFDNKPKLTELEGRPLPKSIIGDQRYAFIQPDAAVLGPRFKFARHGESGAEISEAMPHLARIADKICLIKSAHTDQFNHAPAQIFLNSGFSQPGRPSFGSWVLYGLGSETKDLPAFVVMSTGSGLSGGAALWSSGFLPTVYTGVQFRSQGDPILNVNSPPGISDKLQNETYSLINQLNRRRMDVVGDPEIATRIASFEMAARLQTSAPELMELKKESKATLRMYGCDPDKPSYARACLLARRMVERGVRFVNIYHSGWDAHNNVEGNVRENSRRTDRASAALVKDLEAHGLLDETLVIWGGEFGRTPMVESNPALGRSQGRDHHPQAFTTWMAGGGVKPGMTLGATDDFGFHIVDSPVHVHDLQATWMHLLGLDHERLTFHHAGRDFRLTDVHGHVVEEVLA, from the coding sequence ATGAACACAGCAACGGCGCGAAGATGGTTTCTGTCGCAATGCGGCGTTGGACTCGGCAGCGTCGCATTATCTGAGTTACTGCACGCCGACTCACCGGCGCCGCAGGTGGGAAATACCGATCCGTTGGTGCTGCGGCAGCCACATTTTCCGAGCAAAGCCAAGGCCGTTATCCAACTATTTATGGCAGGCGCGCCAAGCCAGTTGGAATTATTCGACAACAAGCCGAAGTTGACAGAACTGGAAGGCCGGCCGCTTCCAAAGTCGATCATTGGCGATCAGCGCTATGCGTTCATCCAGCCCGATGCGGCCGTGCTGGGGCCTCGATTCAAATTTGCGAGGCATGGCGAATCCGGTGCCGAAATTTCCGAAGCGATGCCGCACCTGGCTCGGATTGCCGACAAGATCTGCCTTATCAAGTCGGCTCACACAGATCAGTTTAACCACGCGCCTGCACAGATATTTCTGAATTCGGGCTTCTCACAGCCGGGTCGGCCGAGTTTTGGATCATGGGTGCTTTACGGACTCGGTTCCGAAACCAAAGACCTTCCCGCTTTCGTCGTGATGAGCACCGGCTCCGGACTCAGCGGCGGTGCGGCTCTTTGGTCGAGCGGCTTTTTGCCAACGGTCTATACCGGGGTGCAATTCCGTAGTCAGGGCGATCCAATCCTGAACGTGAACAGCCCGCCAGGCATCAGCGACAAGTTGCAGAATGAAACCTACTCGCTGATTAATCAGCTTAACCGACGCCGAATGGACGTCGTGGGCGATCCAGAAATCGCGACACGAATTGCGTCTTTCGAAATGGCGGCTCGGCTACAAACTTCGGCTCCTGAGTTGATGGAACTGAAAAAAGAATCCAAGGCAACGTTACGCATGTATGGCTGTGATCCCGACAAGCCGTCGTACGCGCGAGCCTGCTTGTTGGCGCGGCGAATGGTGGAACGCGGTGTGCGCTTCGTGAATATTTATCACAGCGGATGGGACGCTCACAACAACGTCGAAGGCAATGTCCGCGAGAACAGCCGCAGAACCGATCGGGCGTCCGCCGCTTTGGTGAAGGATCTTGAGGCACACGGCCTGCTGGATGAAACACTCGTAATTTGGGGTGGTGAATTCGGCCGCACACCGATGGTGGAATCAAACCCTGCGTTGGGACGATCACAGGGTCGCGACCACCACCCTCAGGCGTTTACAACCTGGATGGCAGGCGGCGGCGTGAAGCCCGGCATGACGCTAGGAGCCACCGACGATTTCGGGTTTCATATCGTCGATTCCCCCGTCCACGTGCACGACCTGCAGGCGACGTGGATGCACCTGCTTGGTCTGGATCACGAACGTCTGACGTTCCACCACGCCGGCCGCGACTTCCGATTGACGGACGTGCACGGGCACGTGGTTGAAGAAGTTCTGGCGTAA
- the rsgA gene encoding ribosome small subunit-dependent GTPase A, translating into MAKKKGKGKRKGKGGKVRVDLRRNKQTRARDQNVTHEMLNDEVAAEDASSSERLSGKGSLTRRRTVVGIDDTGDQLLRSVDSEGCLSGRVTSFVGLNCNVRADDGREFECTIRGMLRTLARDSRNVVVTGDRVLIRPEGDEHQSVIERVEPRHGVLSRNSQGREHIIVSNIDQLLIVASVADPEFKPNLIDRYLVMAERHDVKAVICINKIDLVDDTSLQQWAALYARLGYPVVLTSIADGRGVDVLKHHLANRQTAVSGQSGVGKSSILNAVDQDLNLQTMDVSDATSKGQHTTRRARLLPLNGGGWVVDTPGIRQFELWDIGLEEVDGYFIEFRPFISYCRFADCSHIHESDCGVKNALNANLIAQCRYESYLRIRDEDIFVWKNPARGQS; encoded by the coding sequence ATGGCAAAGAAAAAGGGCAAAGGCAAGCGAAAAGGAAAAGGCGGGAAGGTTCGAGTCGACCTGCGTCGCAACAAGCAAACTCGTGCGCGCGATCAAAACGTGACTCATGAAATGCTGAACGATGAAGTCGCGGCAGAAGATGCCAGCAGCAGCGAACGACTCTCCGGCAAAGGCTCGCTAACCCGTCGCCGCACCGTTGTCGGCATCGACGACACAGGCGATCAATTGCTGCGATCGGTCGATAGTGAAGGCTGCCTGTCAGGCCGAGTGACAAGCTTCGTCGGCCTAAACTGCAACGTGCGAGCCGACGACGGACGCGAATTCGAGTGCACCATCCGAGGAATGCTGCGAACCCTGGCGCGCGACAGCCGCAACGTAGTGGTGACGGGTGACCGAGTGCTAATTCGTCCTGAAGGCGACGAGCATCAAAGCGTGATCGAACGCGTTGAGCCTCGTCACGGCGTGCTGTCTCGCAACAGTCAGGGACGCGAACATATCATTGTTTCCAACATCGATCAGTTGTTGATCGTTGCTTCAGTCGCCGATCCGGAATTCAAACCAAATCTAATTGACCGGTATCTCGTCATGGCCGAACGCCACGATGTGAAAGCCGTGATCTGCATTAACAAGATCGATCTCGTCGACGATACCAGCCTTCAACAGTGGGCCGCGCTGTATGCCCGTCTGGGCTATCCGGTCGTGCTGACCAGCATCGCTGACGGCCGCGGCGTTGACGTACTGAAACACCATCTGGCCAATCGGCAGACGGCAGTTAGCGGGCAAAGTGGTGTCGGGAAATCGTCGATCCTGAACGCAGTCGATCAGGATTTGAATCTGCAAACGATGGACGTCAGCGACGCCACCAGCAAAGGGCAGCATACGACTCGACGAGCCCGCCTGCTGCCGCTAAACGGCGGCGGTTGGGTTGTTGACACGCCCGGCATTCGACAGTTCGAATTGTGGGACATCGGCTTGGAAGAAGTGGACGGTTACTTCATCGAATTCCGTCCATTCATTTCGTACTGCCGATTCGCGGACTGTAGCCACATTCACGAATCCGATTGCGGCGTGAAGAACGCGCTGAACGCAAATCTGATTGCTCAGTGCCGCTACGAAAGTTACCTTCGCATTCGCGATGAAGACATATTCGTCTGGAAAAACCCGGCTCGCGGGCAAAGCTAA